The Myxococcales bacterium genome window below encodes:
- the clpA gene encoding ATP-dependent Clp protease ATP-binding subunit ClpA, producing MRISPEVEIALSLAANEAARRRNEFVTVEHLLYALLFDADTANVVKHAGGDVAKLKKALETFLDDEVPSQPEDEFDTPTASLGVQRVIRRAYAHVQSSGKEEVKGQNVLVALFAEPDSHAVATLEQHDVTRLDVVSFISHGRSKVDEPSPASVGAGEPDRDGPRSARDPVAAYTTDLNEEAKKQRIDPLVGRTAEVERIVQVLARRKKNNPLLVGDSGVGKTAIVEGLARKIVLGDVPPALRESTVYALDLGALIAGTRYRGEFEERLKGVVKGLQERAGAILFIDEIHTIVGAGATSGGSMDASNLLKPALASGRLRCIGSTTFEEFRQHFEKDRALARRFQRVEVNEPSVEDCVKILLGLREQYETFHGITYTEEAIEAAAQLSARYLHDRKLPDKAIDLLDEAGAAAKLAAPTDGPKAVVGVSQVEAVLARMAQIPAREVNTNDKEKLRSLGDDLKRVIFGQDEAVRQLTSAIRLSRAGLRAPEKPIGSFLLTGPTGVGKTEVAKQLAKTLGIGFVRFDMSEYMEPHTVSRLIGAPPGYVGFDQGGLLTDAIAKTPHSVLLLDEIEKAHPQIFNVLLQVMDHGKLTDNNGKSTDFRHVILLMTSNVGARDLARRAVGFGDSRSSGDAEREYKLIFSPEFRNRLDARIGFAALSKETMASIVGKFVDELAALLAPRKVTLTVTEAAREILRERGYDEENGARPLARLIQEELKRPLGEELLFGKLEHGGHVVVDAEAGSGALTFTFPEAKPATKLAN from the coding sequence CTCTTCGACGCCGACACCGCCAACGTGGTCAAACACGCGGGCGGCGACGTCGCGAAGCTGAAGAAGGCGCTCGAGACCTTCCTCGACGACGAGGTACCGAGTCAGCCGGAAGACGAGTTCGACACCCCCACGGCGTCACTGGGTGTCCAGCGCGTCATCCGGCGCGCGTACGCCCACGTGCAGTCGTCGGGCAAGGAGGAGGTGAAGGGGCAGAACGTGCTGGTCGCGCTCTTCGCCGAGCCCGATAGCCACGCCGTCGCCACGCTCGAGCAGCACGACGTCACGCGCCTCGACGTGGTGAGCTTCATCTCCCACGGCCGCTCCAAGGTCGACGAGCCCTCGCCTGCCTCGGTGGGCGCCGGCGAGCCCGACCGCGATGGCCCGCGCTCGGCGCGCGATCCGGTCGCGGCGTACACCACCGACCTCAACGAGGAGGCGAAGAAGCAGCGCATCGACCCGCTCGTCGGCCGCACCGCCGAGGTGGAGCGCATCGTGCAAGTCCTCGCGCGGCGGAAGAAGAACAACCCGCTGCTCGTGGGCGACTCGGGCGTCGGGAAGACCGCGATCGTCGAGGGCCTCGCGCGCAAGATCGTCCTCGGCGACGTGCCACCCGCGCTCCGCGAGTCCACGGTGTACGCCCTCGACCTAGGCGCCCTGATCGCCGGCACGCGTTACCGCGGTGAGTTCGAGGAGCGCCTGAAGGGCGTCGTGAAGGGCCTCCAGGAGCGGGCAGGCGCCATCCTGTTCATCGACGAGATCCACACGATCGTCGGCGCCGGCGCCACCTCGGGCGGCAGCATGGACGCCTCCAACCTGCTGAAGCCGGCGCTCGCCTCGGGGCGGCTGCGCTGCATCGGGTCGACCACGTTCGAGGAGTTCCGGCAGCACTTCGAGAAAGACCGCGCGCTCGCGCGGCGTTTCCAGCGCGTCGAGGTGAACGAGCCCTCGGTCGAAGACTGCGTGAAGATCCTCCTCGGCCTTCGAGAGCAGTACGAGACCTTCCACGGCATCACGTACACGGAGGAGGCCATCGAGGCGGCGGCGCAGCTCTCCGCGCGCTACCTGCACGACCGCAAGCTCCCCGACAAGGCGATCGACCTGCTCGACGAGGCGGGCGCGGCGGCCAAGCTCGCGGCCCCTACCGACGGCCCAAAGGCCGTGGTGGGCGTCTCCCAGGTGGAGGCGGTGCTCGCGCGCATGGCTCAGATCCCCGCGCGAGAGGTGAACACCAACGACAAGGAGAAGCTCCGCTCGCTCGGCGACGACCTGAAGCGCGTCATCTTCGGCCAAGACGAGGCGGTGCGGCAGCTCACGAGCGCCATCCGGCTCTCGCGGGCGGGCCTCCGCGCCCCCGAGAAGCCCATCGGCAGCTTCCTGCTCACCGGACCCACCGGAGTGGGCAAGACCGAGGTGGCCAAGCAGCTCGCGAAGACCCTCGGCATCGGCTTCGTCCGGTTCGACATGAGCGAGTACATGGAGCCCCACACGGTCTCCCGGCTCATCGGCGCGCCGCCCGGCTACGTGGGCTTCGACCAGGGAGGCCTGCTCACCGACGCCATCGCCAAGACCCCGCACTCCGTGCTCCTCCTCGACGAGATCGAGAAGGCGCACCCGCAGATCTTCAACGTGCTGCTGCAGGTGATGGACCACGGCAAGCTCACCGACAACAACGGGAAATCTACCGATTTCCGGCACGTCATCCTGTTGATGACGAGCAACGTCGGCGCGCGCGATCTCGCGCGGCGGGCGGTCGGCTTCGGCGACTCGCGCTCCAGCGGCGACGCCGAGCGCGAGTACAAGCTCATCTTCAGCCCGGAGTTCCGCAACCGCCTCGACGCGCGAATCGGCTTCGCCGCGCTCTCGAAGGAGACCATGGCGAGCATCGTCGGGAAGTTCGTGGACGAGCTCGCCGCGCTCCTCGCGCCGCGAAAGGTCACGCTCACCGTCACGGAGGCGGCCCGCGAGATCCTCCGCGAGCGGGGGTACGATGAAGAGAACGGCGCCAGACCGCTCGCGCGCCTCATTCAAGAGGAGCTGAAGCGCCCGCTCGGCGAGGAGCTCCTGTTCGGCAAGCTCGAGCACGGTGGGCACGTCGTGGTCGACGCCGAGGCCGGCTCCGGGGCGCTCACCTTCACCTTCCCCGAGGCGAAGCCGGCCACAAAGCTCGCGAACTGA